DNA from Taeniopygia guttata chromosome 28, bTaeGut7.mat, whole genome shotgun sequence:
CTGGAAACAGAGGGAAGGGGTGAGAGGCGAGCAGGGGTTGGGGGTCCGTGCCCGCTgccccccggcccgccccgctcACCTGAGCAGCTGCCGTAGTGGCGCACGCCGATGGAGCGGCCGCGGTGGCAGGTGGCACGCCGCAGGTGGCACGCCGAGGGGTAGGTGACGTTGTTGTTGCCGCAGAGGGCGCGGTCCAGGCTGGTGGGCTCCGGGCAGGGGGCTGTCCGGCACATCACGCAGTGGGCACTGCCTGTCTGGTCCAccacacaggtgtgtgtgcCAGGACACACCACGCTGGAGCAGGACTCTGCAGGGAAGCACAGGCTTGGAGTGACCCCGGGGATGGATGGCCGTACCCTTCCCACGGCTGCTTCACCCCAGGCAGGCTTTGGGCATCATCGCAGGGACACCCAgtcccctccctccttctgctgccagggcacagagcagagccagaggcCGGGGGGTGCTGAGCTCCCCATCAGAGCTGCTCCCaagggcaggggctggcaggggccgGCACCCCGAGCACAGGGGAGCTCAGGACCTTGAGGgggacagagcagagccagaggcCGGGGGGTGCTGATCTCCCCATCAGAGCTGCTCCCaagggcaggggctggcaggggccgGCACCCCGAGCACAGGGGAGCTCAGGACCTGGAGTCCCCAGGCTGGGTGCTGGCCGGAGCTGGGCGCAGCGGGACCCGCACGCAGGTGCCTtggcagggaagcagcagccctgcggccaggctggcagctgccgtGCTGGCCCCGgccagagggaagggcagggtCACCCTGGaccagagccagccctggaaCGAGGGCGCACAGGGGTGGAGGGAGCCTGAGCAGCAGGATCAGgccctgcacagggccctgCTGGGGAGGGTGGAGGCTCGTGCACCCCCATCATCCCTCCACCCTCCTCTCTTTCCCTGATGGATTGGAAGATTTGGCATCTGCAGCTCCCAACTCCCATTTCTTGCCCCACGTTTCCCTGCGCGGCCCGGAGCTCGACAGGCAAAGCCTTCCAGAAAGGAGGGCTGGAAAAATAACCATAATCCTTCTGACAGCTCTTGGCAGGGCCAGGTGGAGCGCTGCACTCTttgcaaaagaggaaaaaaaggggcTTGACGTTTGTAAATGACATTTTAGGGACTGTTACTGCTCAGCCCATGGCAAGGCCGAACCCCATTGCACCAACAAGCTGCGATGATGAGACCCATGTCCTGCAGGGCCCTATAGCAGGACAGACCTTCCCTCCTTGTACCACAGGGAATgggggcaggatggggatgggatgcaGTGGGGTAGGGGCACGACTTCACCTACTTTTGCATTTCCCCTGGTACATCACTTCGAGGTCGGGGTGGTCTCTGCACTTGGCTGTCAGCAGGTCACACTCGTCCCGGTAGGTGTAGCCGTCGGAGCCACAGACCTGCAGCTTGCggggcaggctggagcagtcGGGGGCACAGGCACACTGGGGACGCCCGTGCTTCATCTTGCACACCTTGTCGGGGCCGCACACCACCCCCTCGCAGCTCTCTGCGGacacacacagggcacagcacatCAGCGGGCTCTgtcccacccagcccagccccacagtgTGACACCGAGGGGGACAGCGTGTACAGGGTGTCCCCTTGCTGTCCCACACGCGTGCTGAGGCCGagctgtcccagcagcatctggaTCTGCTCAGCCCCGCCGAGGCGCAGGTCGTTGGCTGCAGCTCCGCACAATCCTCCGGCGCTCGCCCCAGCTCCGCTCAGCACCAGCTCACTCCTTCCCATCTATTTATTCTTTGGAAGGAGACGTTTCTTTTTCTTGTGCAATGGAAAAATCTATCTCTACAAGGCCTCAGTTCCTCCAGAAGGAGCCGGGCTCCGCGAGTTGTCCGGGCGATGGGGAATGCCGCTCCCAGCAGACAATGCCCGGCCCTGTCTCGCTCCGGGACGGGAACACAAGAGCgggaggcagcagccagggcgCTCCCCAGACAGGCAGATGCTTTGTCCCCCCAGGTCACCTCCCGGCCAGCGCGGGGGCCAGGTTCAGGGGGTTCTGCCAGTGCCCCAGGACCGTGCCCACGCCGGCGGGGATGGAGTGGGGCTGCCAGCTCCAAGCAGGGGCCCATCCTGGTGTCCAGGggcctgtgggaatccagagcttccctctggctgccctggcaggggtcaggaacccccctggacagagcccccagagacactgtctgtgatctctggccatggaaaagagttttcaatcttacaggatgaattaccagctctgagtgtttgatataagtaataattaagtgtggcacgggtgcaaaagtaaaattttaggattctagataaggggttcaaaggggacaagatggaggaaattgggtgtgccttgtcctttttctccttcttcatgccctccatgtttcactgtggtgttggcatttttctgttggttcaggctggggacacactgtccaacgtaggtgacagatattggcacgttattgtaaatccagcacaggtagtttgtggtatttaatgtttgtaccatcccactgagggcagagccccacacgctgccctgcaggacagagctgcggcagggcagcagaacatgttagagataaacagaataaacagccttgaaaccagcacagaccaattatggcttcttctttggcagcggggctgaaagacagagactttctataATCTGGggatcatcaatagcacagattccaacaggGGCCCAGGCACTGGTGCCTCTGCAGAGACAGGCAAAGGGGTCAGCAGCGGGGACTCCTCTTTGGATTCCCCTTTGCCACCTAAAGCACACACATCcctcaccccaaaaatgcccccacagctcccaggacacaggcactgctgggacccagcagcacccagcaaaaGGAACGCAGGACAGGACCAAAAGGCTTCCCAAGATGGGGATTCACCCCCAGCAGGAAGGATCCCCGCAGACAGGCTGCGTGCTGGGAGCTCTGGGTGGCACAGAGGGGGATTTCCCTGTGGGAGATGGGTGGGCCACCTTAGGAGAcatggaggaggagggggataaagagaaagaggaggatgaagagaAGAAGAATGGGAAATTCCCTGTCTGCTTggcccagctgtccctgggggAAATTCCCTGCTGGGAAACACTTTCCTATTTTGCTCCCTGATTTCCATAGCTGGGGCTTGTCCCAGggaagagaaggctgaggaTGGGGGACCCCgggacagagcagggcagctccatGTCCCAAGGGTGCCAGAGCAAACAAGACCCTATCACCCTTCACTCTGACATGCTGGCAGAAGTGCAGAATCCAATCATCCAGACTATCCCAGCAAGGGATAGTTGGAGCAGTTGGAAAATCTGCCCGtgaccccagccctgcagccctgcactggGTCCTTCGGGGGGACACCGTgtccccagcagctggaggcaggaaTTTCACCTCCCCCCAGAGCCCCATTCGCAGAGCCCCCAGGGTCAggccagccccatccctggccGCCCCGGCTGCAGCCCACTTTATCCTGGAGTAACCTCTCCCAGCCTCGCGAGCCCGGGCAGTGGGAGCACAGCTCCTCTCATCCGCCCTCTTCCAAGGCCTCTGGAGCCTGGTgaggagcagcaccagctccaTCTGGATGGGACAGGCAGGGGCTGGTGGAGGGTGGGGGGCTGTGGTGCACGTGCTGGCCAGGCTCCCCAGTGGTTCCCTcaaagctcctgctgccagaCACCAACAAACTCCAGAACCACAGCCCCCACCATGGTCTGTCAGCCCTCCCCGGGTCCCCCAGACTCCTGGCAGAGATAAGTGAGGTGAGTGCAGTCTCCTGGTTGAGGGCTGCACTTTGCCTCCAGCACAGGGGAGCCCTTGGAGAgggtcccagtgctcccagctccctccaaGCAGGGATGGGGCCGAGGCCAGGAGCTCAGTCAGCTTTTGGCTGGCACAGCGTGCAGCCCCAAGCTGCAGCAGGACGGGCCTGAGGAGCTGCCATTGCAGGGGTTCAGGGCGCTGGGGGAAGTGGTTTTGTTAAAAACCTTTCCCCCTTGAAGCAAATAACAACATGACCTTCCaaagccctgctcctgcctcctgcgGGCAGCAGGTCCTGGAGCGTGTTCTCACACAGCCACGCAGTGCTGGAGGAGCCGCAGCTCCGGCACACGCCAAAACATCTGGCGGGGCTGGAACTCACAGCTGGAGAGTTTCCACTTCTGGAACTGCCCGTTACATAAAGCCATTTCACACACGCGCTGGGAGGAGCGAGGGGCAACGGAGGGGAAGAAATAGATCTTCTTTCCTAAGAAAAACCCGACGAAGTTTCCTTCTGAGCAGCCGTGCtgagggcaggggagggaggccccagcacagaggggTTAACTTGGGAACAGCCAGCTCCAGATCCTCTCCCTGCACTTGGCTGTCCGGCCAAGACCTGGGTCATGCATCCCTCTCCACTGGGAGAGCAACTAAAATACACTCAAAACGAGAGCAGCTGAGGGACACAGGCTGTCCCGCCAGCCCCGAGCCACAGCAGCATccatccaggagctgcagcagcaggagcacggGCTCAGCACtccctggggtccctgtgctgtcccagaCCACCAAGGAGAGCCCTGTCTGTTGAggggcagcccagctctgtgctgctgcatccccCACAGCTGCAGACTCTGAGTATTGCCCCCAGGGCTCCACGCATTCCCCATGGGgagagctcagccccacagcagcccctcGCCCCCCAACCTCCTCACCTTTGCAGGGGTGGCAGGTCACCAGCCCCAGGAAGCCCAGCAGGCTGATCTTGTTGCCTGGGTAGGTGTAATTAGACCAGGCCACGTCCACGTTGCCGTTGGCACAGCATTCCTCCCACGTCACGCCGGTCTTCAGGATCATGGTGCACTTGGCCTCCTTCCCCTGTTGCAGCCAGCAGATTCCACCTGTGGAGAGGGCAGAGGGTGAGGGATCCCTGCCAGGACCCCTGTGAAGGGCAGTGAGATCCTGGCTGTGGCTGGACCACCTTGGGGCAGAGGCACAGGGGTCGCTCCAGTGCCTGGGACAAGTTGGGGAATGTAGAGATGCTCTGTGCTGGCTCCTGTGGCACAagagctgtcccagagcaggCATCCCCAAGGGTTCCTGGCATGGCAACTCAGTGCCCCCATGGCCACCCCAATGCTGCTGCCAGTCCTCTCCTGCCACAGGCTCCAAATCCAGCACgtggagcacagggatggacCAGTTATCCCAGCACTCCCCGTGATGCTCTGGGAGATGCCCAGCTTGCCAGCCAGGATCTGGGCTTGTAGCTTGCCTCTCTGCCCAGTTCCTGCCTGGCCCCACAGAGAGGGGGCCCCAGCAGAGTGGGGTCAGTGGGTGGCTGCTGTGAGGGCTGGATCTCCTGGCATGTGCCAGTGGCCCCACAGAGGGATGGAACTGTTCCCTGACACGGGAGTCTGACACCCACAGCCTCTGCAAGGAGCATCTGAGCCAgtggctggagcacagggcactTGCCCCAGCCTTTGGGGCTGGGCCAGAGCCGCAGCACTGATCCCTCTGACTCAAAAGCCTGTTTGTTCCGTGACCCACCAGCGAATCAGTTagatgatttctttttttttttttttttttttttgtgagtgaTTTCTTTGCAATTTCCGCCTCTGCAAACCAGCCTCTTGTGACGCTTATTTGGGTTCGTGCTCTCATTAGCTGTGCTTGAGGTTTGCTAAAGGGCGAAAGATggaagggagggatgggggcagGGACGGGTCTTGCGCTGCCAGGCGGGAGTCGCTCCCCTCCTTAGCAGGATTCACCCGGCTCCAAAGCGGAGCCCGCCCCCGCCCTGGACCCTCTGTGCCCCCCTCTTTCCCCACGCACACGATTCTGGGTGGGTCACACGGACGTGGGGCTCCCAGCCCGGGTGCCGCCGTGGATGGAGCAAAGCGGGGACCGGTGCCCGGGCACCTCGGGCAGCACCGGCCGCTCCAGCCCGCGCCTTTATCCTCCACGCATTTGTCCAATCGCTCCTCCGAGCTCAATTCCCGTTATAGCCCCGCGGCCCCCACTCCCCACGGAACACTCAGCGCCGTGCGAGGGGAAGGTGGAAACTCCCGCGCCGCTGCGGGAAAGGCGGCACCGGCGGCACCGCACGGCTCCGAGCGCCGGGAAGGGCGGGCAGAGCCCCGTCCGGGCTCCCGGGacggcctctccccctgtcCCGCCGCCGCCCAGACACGGCGAAAGCCGCTAGCACCGGCAGCGGAACCGGGAGGGTCCGAGCTCCGAACTCTCCGAGCTCCACTCCCCGATCGCGgaccggccccgctcccggcccggcccgtccCACCGGGGGCACGCAGCCCCGAGCCGGCTCTGCCGCCCGCAGCCCGGGAACGGGGATCCCCCGGGACATACCGGCTGCGGGATGCCGGGACCGGGCAGCGGCATCGCCGCGATCCGGGACGCGGCCGCGGAGCCGGGCGGGACCCGGCTGGTCGCTCCCGCCCGACGGAGGGACGGCGGCGACCGGGACAGCCCAGCGACACCACCGGGCACCCGGTAAAGCGGGTTTGCTCCGCCGAGAGCTCGACATCCCCCCGGGGCTGCCGCTCGGTAACGGCGCCGCgaccccgggccgggccgcccccgccccgaGCACCTGCCGGCGGGAGCGGCGTTACCGGCggccggcaccgggacccccggcgggagcggagccCCGCGGCTCTTACCGTGCGCGGCGGCGGGGCTGCAG
Protein-coding regions in this window:
- the FSTL3 gene encoding follistatin-related protein 3, whose protein sequence is MPLRLALCLLALCSPAAAHGGICWLQQGKEAKCTMILKTGVTWEECCANGNVDVAWSNYTYPGNKISLLGFLGLVTCHPCKESCEGVVCGPDKVCKMKHGRPQCACAPDCSSLPRKLQVCGSDGYTYRDECDLLTAKCRDHPDLEVMYQGKCKKSCSSVVCPGTHTCVVDQTGSAHCVMCRTAPCPEPTSLDRALCGNNNVTYPSACHLRRATCHRGRSIGVRHYGSCSAVAKFSAETDSVEENYV